A DNA window from Helianthus annuus cultivar XRQ/B chromosome 15, HanXRQr2.0-SUNRISE, whole genome shotgun sequence contains the following coding sequences:
- the LOC110911169 gene encoding peroxidase 31: MAVRLNSLHLITYLTFTFLISSTHSQQLYTNFYQKSCPRFDQIMQETTTNKQINSPTTAAAALRLFFHDCLVEGCDGSILISSTHFSKAERDADINLSLPGDGFDVVVRAKTALELACPGVVSCSDILAVATRNLVTMMGGPFYTVKLGRRDGLVSRASRVNLPKPSMPMNQLIEIFTSRGFTIQEMVALSGAHTIGLSHCTEIRSDIYNYSRTSPIDPSLNRRYAEGLRSACADYRKNPSLSVFNDVMTPRNFDNAYFQNLPRGLGVLKSDRALVMDPRTRPFVELYARDQKAFFEAFGRAMEKLSLYGVKTGRRGEIRRRCDSFN, translated from the exons ATGGCGGTCAGACTAAACTCACTCCACCTCATCACATACCTCACATTCACATTCCTCATCTCCTCCACACACTCTCAACAACTCTACACAAACTTCTACCAGAAATCATGCCCTAGATTCGACCAGATTATGCAGGAAACCACCACAAACAAACAAATCAACTCTCcgaccaccgccgccgccgctcTCCGCCTCTTTTTTCATGACTGCCTCGTCGAAGGCTGTGACGGATCTATATTAATCTCCTCCACACACTTCAGCAAAGCTGAACGTGATGCCGATATCAATTTATCCCTTCCTGGCGACGGTTTTGATGTCGTTGTTAGGGCGAAAACCGCTCTCGAACTCGCTTGTCCTGGTGTCGTCTCCTGTTCAGATATCCTCGCTGTTGCTACTCGCAATCTTGTTACCATGATGGGCGGACCCTTCTACACCGTCAAATTAG GTCGTAGAGACGGATTAGTTTCACGCGCCTCGCGCGTTAATCTACCTAAACCTTCAATGCCGATGAATCAACTGATTGAAATCTTCACATCTAGAGGCTTCACAATCCAGGAAATGGTGGCGTTATCCGGCGCTCACACAATCGGACTATCTCACTGTACGGAAATCAGATCTGATATCTACAACTACAGCCGGACGTCACCGATCGATCCGTCGTTGAACCGGCGGTACGCCGAGGGTTTGCGATCTGCGTGTGCGGATTACCGGAAAAATCCGTCCTTATCGGTGTTTAATGACGTCATGACGCCGAGAAACTTCGATAACGCGTATTTCCAGAACCTTCCGAGAGGTTTAGGAGTGTTGAAATCGGATCGGGCGTTGGTGATGGATCCGAGAACGAGGCCGTTTGTGGAGTTGTATGCGAGAGATCAGAAGGCGTTCTTCGAGGCGTTCGGTCGAGCGATGGAGAAGTTGAGTTTGTATGGTGTGAAGACTGGCCGGAGAGGTGAAATCCGGCGCCGGTGTGATTCGTTTAATTAG
- the LOC110911170 gene encoding xyloglucan glycosyltransferase 4, with translation MAPSSVVVTIDKPTNISLVELTESDMLFEKQKPTSTKQFSWTLLLKAHRIVCLFPYLAMLLSKTLVTVKKRIAVANSGTTDEVVYKERLMYKFIKVFLAISVIGLVVEFVAYFQQWDLNFIHEFNPTNVMGLLHWGYMCWVSLRGEYVAPFIMMLSQFCVVLFMIQSLDRFILGIGCFWIKIKKIKPKIDESYDVEDADSFPMVLVQIPMCNEREVYEQSIASACQLDWPKDRILIQVLDDSSDEILQVLIRNEVNSWREKGINIIYRHRFIRTGYKAGNLHSAMQCDYVKDYEFVAILDADFQPNPDFLKLTVPHFKGKPDVGLVQARWAFVNKDENLLTRLQNINLCFHFEVEQQVNSHFLSFFGFNGTAGVWRIKALEESGGWLERTTVEDMDIAVRAHLNGWKFVYLNDVKVLCELPESYEAYKKQQHRWHSGPMQLFRLCLPAILKSKISKWKKANLIFLFFLLRKLILPFYSFTLFCVILPLTMFIPEAELPIWVICYVPVTMSILNILPAPKAFPFLMPYLLFENTMSVTKFNAMVSGLFQLGSAYEWVVTKKTGRSSESDLLAFAERESKSLNEEKIQRRLSESGLEMLGKLKEQEAPAGPKKKKKNQIYRKELALAFLLLTAATRSLLSAHGVHFYFLLFQGLSFLVVGLDLIGEQVA, from the exons ATGGCACCAAGCTCTGTAGTGGTCACAATTGACAAACCAACCAACATCTCATTAGTAGAACTAACCGAATCCGACATGTTGTTCGAAAAACAGAAACCCACGTCCACGAAGCAGTTTTCGTGGACTTTGTTGTTAAAAGCTCACAGAATCGTGTGCTTGTTTCCGTACCTCGCAATGTTACTTTCAAAAACTTTGGTTACTGTTAAGAAAAGGATTGCGGTTGCGAATTCAGGAACCACAGATGAAGTTGTGTACAAAGAACGGTTGATGTACAAGTTCATCAAGGTGTTTCTTGCGATTTCGGTTATTGGGTTGGTTGTGGAATTTGTTGCTTATTTTCAGCAATGGGATTTGAATTTTATTCATGAGTTTAATCCTACAAATGTTATGGGATTGTTGCATTGGGGTTACATGTGTTGGGTATCATTAAGAGGGGAATATGTTGCTCCATTTATCATGATGTTGTCTCAGTTCTGTGTTGTGTTGTTTATGATCCAATCGCTTGATCGGTTTATACTCGGAATTGGGTGTTTTTGGATCAAGATTAAGAAGATTAAACCGAAGATTGATGAAAGTTATGATGTTGAAGATGCTGACTCTTTCCCCATGGTTCTTGTTCAGATCCCCATGTGCAATGAAAGAGAG GTGTATGAACAATCAATTGCCTCTGCTTGTCAACTGGATTGGCCCAAAGACAGGATCTTGATTCAGGTTTTGGATGATTCAAGTGATGAAATATTACAAGTTTTGATCAGAAATGAAGTTAATTCATGGAGAGAAAAGGGAATTAATATTATATACAGACACAGATTCATAAGAACAGGCTACAAAGCTGGAAATCTTCACTCAGCTATGCAATGTGATTACGTAAAAGATTATGAGTTTGTCGCGATTTTGGATGCAGATTTCCAGCCCAACCCGGATTTCCTGAAACTCACAGTCCCTCACTTTAAG GGAAAACCAGATGTGGGTTTGGTTCAAGCCAGATGGGCCTTTGTAAACAAAGATGAGAATTTACTCACAAGGCTACAAAACATCAACTTGTGCTTCCATTTTGAGGTTGAACAGCAAGTCAACAGCCATTTTCTCAGTTTCTTTGGGTTCAATGGGACTGCTGGTGTTTGGAGGATTAAGGCGTTGGAAGAATCCGGTGGCTGGCTCGAAAGAACCACAGTTGAAGATATGGACATTGCGGTTCGGGCCCATTTGaatggatggaagtttgtttatTTAAATGATGTTAAAGTCCTTTGTGAGTTGCCCGAGTCGTATGAAGCATACAAAAAACAACAACATCGATGGCATTCGGGTCCTATGCAGCTCTTTAGACTTTGTCTTCCGGCTATCCTTAAATCTAAG ATATCGAAATGGAAAAAGGCGAATTTGATCTTCTTGTTCTTCCTATTAAGGAAGCTAATTCTACCATTTTACTCGTTCACACTCTTCTGCGTGATCCTACCATTAACAATGTTCATACCCGAAGCCGAATTACCAATATGGGTCATATGCTACGTACCCGTAACCATGTCCATTTTAAACATCCTCCCTGCACCAAAAGCATTCCCTTTCCTAATGCCATACTTACTATTCGAAAACACAATGTCGGTCACCAAGTTCAACGCCATGGTTTCGGGCCTGTTCCAGCTCGGAAGCGCATATGAATGGGTGGTCACAAAAAAAACAGGCCGGTCATCCGAGTCCGACTTGTTAGCCTTCGCCGAGCGAGAGTCAAAGAGTTTAAATGAGGAAAAAATCCAAAGAAGGTTGTCCGAATCCGGGCTCGAAATGCTCGGGAAGTTAAAAGAACAAGAGGCTCCCGCGGGccccaaaaagaagaagaagaaccagaTATATCGAAAAGAACTCGCATTGGCGTTTTTGCTGTTGACCGCGGCTACAAGAAGTCTTTTATCGGCCCACGGGGTACATTTCTACTTCTTGTTGTTTCAAGGGCTTTCGTTTCTCGTTGTCGGTTTAGATTTGATCGGCGAGCAAGTGGCGTAA
- the LOC110913498 gene encoding protein FAR1-RELATED SEQUENCE 5-like: MYELYALEAGFSVKKGQTKVWNGIPTHKYLRCSKYGKPQPKRTFDTLDESSVKHRRTTFSWCDCKASILVSISNDSYTVLTFNDIHNHELVESYNRDLSKISRKLSFSTKQFIHNMSLNRIGPMRSYRCLVALKGGHHNVNGTPVDFKNFSHQLRIFIGERDAQVFLERLRERYDNLPNFFFDYTVSNGKLSSVFWADEISKLNYKAFGDVLAFDATYSTNRYKMVFVPFTGVDHHFQCVTFGAGLISTESIESYVWLLKAFLKAHGTQPTLVLSDQDPSMLQAVPMVFTESRHRLCMWHIMKKLPSKISADVLDNTDLRSCIHRLVWNVYIKPETFESRWNDLLQTFGLQEHSWLNDMYNMRHLWVPAYFRELPMCCLMKTTSRCESSNAAFKVNSTSANTLVQFMMCFENRVDSQRYRQRVSEFKTSSTMFSGNTELAIEQHAFAIYTNAVFAQVQKEIIKGKFLCYITNQSETSDSSLLIDVTHLDKRNNITNVYQVTYNNVDQSANCSCRNFTRIGYLCRHVFCVYRLKNVERIPPQYINDRWRRDALPKHVFSISSRYGVNPHAPSIMRNEILDLVIECVDVARTDEDALAKLVDQLRDFKINILSRQPLATTENESNEAQMEEIVGQPINIPVQVANPEVARNKGCGTHTRISGPGEKAKAKPPKRPKQLRLCKRCGLYVDDHDSRNCLKVAAMKAAKAAAEQLRQTATGD, encoded by the exons ATGTATGAACTCTATGCGCTCGAAGCAGGTTTTTCTGTAAAAAAAGGTCAAACTAAAGTCTGGAATGGAATCCCCACACACAAGTATCTCCGATGCTCAAAATATGGGAAACCCCAACCAAAGCGGACTTTTGACACCCTAGATGAATCTTCTGTTAAGCACCGGAGGACCACCTTCTCATGGTGTGACTGTAAGGCAAGCATACTAGTATCGATATCGAACGATTCATACACAGTCCTAACTTTCAATGATATTCATAATCATGAACTTGTTGAGAGTTACAACCGTGATCTTAGTAAGATATCACGGAAACTGTCATTCTCCACGAAACAATTCATTCATAACATGAGTCTAAACCGCATTGGACCAATGAGGTCTTATAGATGCCTTGTAGCTTTAAAAGGAGGGCATCACAATGTCAATGGGACACCGGTCGATTTTAAAAACTTTAGCCACCAGCTGCGAATTTTTATTGGTGAACGCGACGCACAAGTTTTCCTAGAACGCTTGCGTGAGCGTTATGACAACCTACCCAACTTCTTTTTTGATTACACCGTATCAAACGGAAAGTTGTCCTCTGTATTCTGGGCTGATGAGATTTCAAAGCTTAACTACAAAGCTTTTGGCGATGTCCTAGCGTTTGATGCAACTTACAGCACAAACAG GTACAAGATGGTTTTTGTGCCATTCACGGGTGTGGATCATCATTTCCAATGTGTTACATTTGGAGCTGGTTTGATATCAACTGAGTCAATTGAATCTTACGTGTGGTTGCTTAAGGCTTTCTTGAAGGCACACGGTACTCAACCAACTCTCGTGCTGAGTGATCAAGACCCATCCATGCTACAAGCTGTTCCTATGGTCTTTACAGAATCACGTCACCGTCTATGCATGTGGCATATAATGAAAAAACTACCATCCAAG ATCTCAGCCGACGTGCTCGATAACACTGATCTTCGGTCCTGCATTCATCGGTTGGTTTGGAATGTTTATATCAAACCTGAAACGTTTGAGTCCCGCTGGAATGACCTCCTACAAACATTTGGGCTTCAAGAGCACAGCTGGTTAAACGACATGTACAACATGAGACATCTCTGGGTTCCAGCCTACTTTAGAGAACTGCCCATGtgttgcttgatgaagaccaCCTCCCGATGCGAAAGCTCTAATGCTGCCTTCAAGGTTAACTCAACAAGCGCAAACACGCTTGTACAATTTATGATGTGCTTTGAAAATAGGGTAGACAGCCAACGATATCGTCAACGTGTTTCGGAGTTCAAAACCTCTTCTACCATGTTCTCTGGCAATACTGAGTTAGCGATAGAGCAACACGCGTTCGCCATTTACACAAACGCTGTTTTCGCCCAAGTGCAAAAAGAAATAATTAAAGGTAAGTTTTTATGCTACATCACAAACCAAAGCGAGACGAGCGATTCCAGTCTTCTGATAGACGTCACTCATTTGGATAAAAGGAACAACATCACAAATGTCTATCag GTTACGTACAACAATGTCGATCAATCGGCCAATTGCTCATGCAGGAATTTCACACGTATCGGGTATCTGTGTCGCCATGTCTTTTGTGTCTATCGCTTGAAAAATGTTGAAAGGATTCCACCACAATACATAAACGACAGGTGGCGCCGAGATGCCCTCCCCAAACATGTTTTTTCAATTTCCAGTCGATACGGAGTCAACCCACACGCACCGTCCATTATGCGGAATGAAATCCTCGACCTCGTTATTGAATGCGTAGATGTTGCTAGAACCGATGAGGATGCGTTGGCAAAACTGGTTGACCAACTCAGGGATTTCAAGATCAATATTCTTTCCAGGCAACCCTTGGCAACaactgaaaatgaatcaaatgagGCTCAAATGGAAGAAATAGTTGGGCAACCAATCAACATTCCAGTCCAAGTTGCTAATCCAGAAGTTGCACGCAATAAAGGATGTGGTACTCATACTCGCATTTCTGGGCCCGGTGAGAAGGCCAAAGCAAAACCACCAAAACGTCCAAAGCAGCTTCGCTTATGCAAGCGTTGTGGTCTGTATGTCGACGACCACGACTCACGCAACTGCCTTAAGGTGGCTGCAATGAAAGCAGCAAAGGCAGCTGCTGAACAACTAAGGCAGACTGCCACTGGCGACTGA